In the Elstera cyanobacteriorum genome, one interval contains:
- a CDS encoding peptidoglycan-binding domain-containing protein, translating into MRFTQLLAGVVLGLAAGTAQAQTCSPSTLGARACQAETTCTCEYSAGGTMTGKPPGYFWNCSILAAKCAGTPAMSLINTPGAMPGGGGQTVAVVPSVRQLQSALKARGFDPGPLDGKMGSKTRRAVEAWQSSVGAPATGKVTADQWQRLQS; encoded by the coding sequence ATGCGGTTCACCCAATTGTTGGCTGGCGTCGTTTTGGGGCTGGCGGCGGGCACGGCGCAGGCGCAGACCTGTAGTCCCAGCACGCTCGGCGCCCGCGCCTGTCAGGCGGAAACCACCTGTACCTGCGAATATTCGGCGGGCGGGACGATGACCGGCAAACCGCCGGGGTATTTCTGGAACTGTTCAATCCTAGCGGCGAAATGCGCGGGAACCCCTGCCATGTCGCTGATCAATACCCCCGGGGCGATGCCGGGCGGCGGCGGCCAGACGGTTGCGGTGGTCCCTTCGGTCCGTCAATTGCAGTCGGCCTTGAAGGCGCGTGGTTTTGATCCCGGGCCGCTGGATGGCAAGATGGGCAGCAAGACGCGGCGGGCAGTGGAAGCCTGGCAATCCTCGGTCGGGGCACCGGCTACTGGCAAAGTGACGGCGGACCAATGGCAACGCCTGCAATCCTAG
- the recO gene encoding DNA repair protein RecO: protein MRWRDEGIILSLRPQGESGVVLSVLTDGYGRHLGFHRGSGAKAPWRQPGTRVIAGWNSRSEGGLGYWALEPAEAPALRHFGAPPKLLAISAATALLDGLLPERMPVPEVYEAALLFIDGLGGNEWLEHYGRLEECLLRETGLHPGGDFGEGLDRLNRIGPALTEAAKSLGKPLPVARTLLISALQPRLR from the coding sequence ATGCGCTGGCGCGATGAGGGGATTATCCTATCGCTCCGGCCCCAGGGCGAGTCCGGCGTCGTGCTGAGCGTGCTGACCGATGGATATGGGCGGCACCTCGGTTTTCATCGCGGGTCGGGGGCGAAGGCACCTTGGCGCCAGCCGGGAACCCGGGTGATTGCCGGATGGAATAGCCGCAGCGAGGGCGGTCTTGGCTATTGGGCGCTGGAGCCTGCCGAAGCCCCGGCCTTGCGCCATTTCGGCGCGCCGCCGAAACTGCTGGCGATTTCCGCCGCGACGGCCTTGCTCGATGGTCTGCTGCCCGAACGCATGCCCGTGCCGGAGGTTTATGAAGCGGCGCTACTGTTCATCGACGGGCTGGGCGGCAATGAATGGCTGGAACATTATGGGCGGCTTGAAGAGTGTCTGCTGCGCGAAACCGGCCTGCATCCCGGCGGGGACTTCGGCGAAGGGCTTGACCGGCTCAATCGCATCGGCCCGGCGCTGACCGAGGCCGCCAAAAGCCTCGGCAAACCGCTACCGGTGGCGCGCACGCTGCTGATCAGCGCCTTGCAGCCGCGCTTGCGCTAG
- the era gene encoding GTPase Era encodes MTDVPPLTTGDTGPENARCGFVSLVGSPNAGKSTLLNALVGAKISIVTPKAQTTRARTLGIAMSGEAQIVLVDTPGIFSGAKRRLERSMISAAWDSTQDVDAILYLIDARKGLNAEQEAILEGLSKAKAPLLLVLNKVDLVERPKLLDLAKMINERVHFAATFMVSALSGSGVKDLLQDLAKRVPAGPWHYPEDQLADTSLRLIAAELTREQLFLQLQDELPYALVVQTDQWQERPDGSVRIEQTITLERPGQKMIVIGANGQKIKAIGQAARREMMKHFERTVHLFLHVKVRENWTEDRSIYSAIGLNFKA; translated from the coding sequence ATGACCGATGTGCCGCCGCTGACCACCGGGGATACCGGCCCCGAAAATGCCCGCTGCGGGTTCGTCTCGCTCGTCGGGTCGCCGAACGCCGGGAAATCGACGCTACTGAATGCTCTGGTCGGCGCTAAAATCTCCATCGTCACGCCGAAAGCGCAAACTACGCGCGCCCGCACCCTGGGGATTGCCATGTCGGGCGAGGCGCAGATCGTGCTGGTCGATACGCCGGGCATTTTCTCCGGCGCCAAGCGGCGGCTGGAACGGTCGATGATCTCGGCGGCGTGGGATAGCACGCAGGATGTCGATGCGATCCTTTATCTCATCGACGCGCGCAAGGGCCTCAACGCCGAACAGGAAGCGATCCTCGAGGGACTGTCGAAAGCCAAGGCGCCGCTGCTGCTGGTGCTGAACAAGGTCGATCTGGTTGAGCGCCCGAAACTGCTCGACCTCGCAAAAATGATTAACGAGCGGGTGCATTTTGCCGCGACCTTCATGGTCTCGGCCCTGTCGGGGTCGGGCGTTAAGGATCTGTTGCAAGACTTGGCCAAGCGCGTGCCCGCCGGGCCGTGGCATTATCCCGAAGATCAGCTTGCCGATACGTCGCTGCGCCTGATCGCGGCGGAGCTGACGCGCGAACAATTGTTCCTGCAATTGCAGGACGAGCTGCCTTACGCGTTGGTGGTGCAGACCGATCAGTGGCAGGAACGCCCCGATGGGTCAGTGCGCATCGAACAGACGATCACGCTGGAGCGGCCCGGCCAGAAAATGATCGTCATCGGCGCCAATGGACAGAAGATCAAAGCCATCGGCCAAGCTGCCCGGCGCGAGATGATGAAGCATTTCGAGCGCACGGTGCATCTGTTCCTGCACGTGAAAGTGCGGGAAAATTGGACCGAAGACCGGTCGATCTATTCTGCCATCGGCCTGAACTTCAAAGCCTGA